One segment of Oscillospiraceae bacterium MB08-C2-2 DNA contains the following:
- a CDS encoding aminotransferase class I/II-fold pyridoxal phosphate-dependent enzyme — MEFSERLEGLSSNIFLQLEQEKQRILAKGGRVFNLSVGTPDLPPDRHVMETLSREALNPENYKYAIVDKPELTTAVINWYKRRYNVELEPDELMSVYGSQEGMAHIGLSICDPRDICLVPDPGYPIFSFGPFLSGAKLVKMPLLEKNGYLIDFDAIPSAVADKAKLMVVSYPNNPVTARATDEFYERLVAFAKRHDIIVLHDNAYSELVLTGEPAQSFLSFPGAKDVGVEFNSLSKSYNLTGARISFALGNKKVLENFRKLRSQIDYGIFPAVQLAAVAALNGPQDIVARNREIYRSRQDVLCQGLRRVGWAVPDCDSTMFTWFPLPGGATDSTAFSVELLQKTGVMCVPGITFGTLGEGYVRMALVQPEDVLKQACEAIGSSGMLG, encoded by the coding sequence ATGGAATTTTCCGAGCGTCTGGAGGGGCTTTCCTCCAATATTTTTTTGCAGCTGGAACAGGAAAAACAGCGTATATTGGCTAAGGGTGGCCGGGTATTCAATCTCTCGGTGGGAACCCCGGATCTTCCCCCTGACCGGCATGTTATGGAAACCCTCAGCCGTGAAGCGCTAAACCCTGAAAACTATAAATACGCCATTGTTGATAAGCCGGAGCTGACAACCGCTGTGATCAATTGGTACAAACGCCGGTATAATGTGGAGCTGGAACCGGACGAGCTGATGAGTGTCTATGGCTCGCAGGAAGGGATGGCTCACATCGGCCTTTCTATCTGTGATCCGAGGGACATTTGTCTGGTTCCCGATCCGGGGTATCCTATTTTCAGCTTTGGGCCTTTTCTTTCCGGTGCAAAGCTGGTTAAAATGCCTCTCTTGGAGAAAAACGGCTACCTGATTGATTTTGATGCCATCCCCAGTGCTGTGGCGGATAAAGCCAAGCTGATGGTTGTCTCCTACCCCAACAACCCGGTTACTGCCCGGGCCACCGATGAATTCTATGAGCGCCTTGTGGCCTTTGCCAAGCGGCATGACATTATTGTGCTGCACGACAATGCCTATTCCGAGCTTGTCCTCACCGGTGAGCCGGCGCAATCTTTCCTTTCCTTCCCCGGTGCCAAGGATGTGGGTGTGGAGTTCAATTCCCTTTCCAAAAGCTACAATCTCACTGGGGCACGTATTTCTTTTGCTTTAGGCAATAAAAAGGTGCTGGAAAACTTCCGCAAGCTGCGCTCTCAAATCGATTACGGTATCTTCCCCGCCGTGCAGCTGGCCGCTGTGGCCGCTCTGAACGGCCCCCAGGACATTGTTGCCCGCAACCGGGAAATCTATCGCAGCCGCCAGGATGTGCTGTGTCAGGGGCTACGCAGGGTTGGCTGGGCGGTGCCTGACTGCGACAGCACCATGTTCACATGGTTCCCCCTGCCGGGAGGTGCCACCGATTCCACTGCTTTCAGCGTGGAGCTTTTGCAGAAGACCGGCGTGATGTGTGTGCCGGGCATTACCTTTGGTACATTGGGTGAAGGCTATGTGCGTATGGCATTGGTTCAGCCGGAGGATGTATTGAAGCAGGCCTGCGAGGCCATCGGCAGCAGCGGTATGCTGGGGTAG
- a CDS encoding L-2-amino-thiazoline-4-carboxylic acid hydrolase: MEFINNASIHDEATVELRKQCGKRATTMCYMLEEAQVAGAQGIEHARRALYRYGELAGKETKAAMKNPADMLEFATLFGQGLDRNIYEMETVRSDEDHLYIDFHYCPYVAQWLKIGRAPEEIDMLCDLAMEGDRAIGDCFEDFNFTLGKTIAQGHPVCQIRFDRLKKS, encoded by the coding sequence ATGGAATTTATAAACAATGCGTCCATTCATGATGAGGCCACAGTGGAGCTGCGCAAACAATGCGGGAAACGGGCCACTACAATGTGTTATATGCTGGAGGAGGCACAGGTAGCCGGAGCCCAGGGTATTGAGCATGCTCGGCGTGCCCTTTACCGTTATGGGGAACTGGCGGGAAAAGAGACCAAAGCTGCTATGAAGAATCCTGCGGATATGCTGGAATTTGCCACCCTTTTTGGGCAGGGCCTTGACCGCAACATTTATGAGATGGAAACTGTGCGTTCGGATGAGGACCATCTTTATATTGATTTTCACTATTGCCCTTATGTGGCGCAATGGCTCAAAATTGGCCGTGCACCGGAAGAAATTGATATGCTGTGCGATCTGGCAATGGAAGGTGATCGGGCCATTGGTGACTGCTTTGAAGATTTTAACTTTACTTTGGGCAAAACCATTGCACAGGGTCACCCTGTATGCCAAATTCGGTTTGATCGATTGAAAAAGTCATAA
- a CDS encoding diguanylate cyclase → MNNFVVASIYTPFLVVNIMMIVLGFRRDLGQYVIRRYIFLSISLAAWQICELLIFLLPDAFFILYFYHLKAGLTAFTAYNTFFLVLGFYRLMQRVPSWLSTVLAIPPGIAVFLALLSPLGPFFDTAVTIRQMEPLRILEHAPNVWLYFYMIYCYALVFACAVLIFLRHRQLPAAYRGSSNILLMGSGVFFICLFLRYIPILTIPFNLIILGFSVSTIFIYVATMGPRSDYMKITRSEIFNCLEELIFILNVDKRVLDANLMARKWAEAWGIPLEATLFEDILSQLENAGHLSRRPAEDGVDLIFSEGSRPTVYCMNEQSITSETGALLGSYITLTDVTRNRLVIDWLREIAGTDTLTGLPNRRSYQHMRDELDIPENLPLGVVVGDANGLKEVNDTLGHQEGDAFLKAIAQVLQDICPPEGRIARVGGDEFVLLLPRHNRQQLRILIDSIAQELNELEVGNFVPSIAFGFVVKTAPEQSLETLVRLADRNMYRTKGIDEAKMPPSVAEI, encoded by the coding sequence GTGAATAATTTTGTTGTTGCGTCTATTTATACACCCTTTCTGGTGGTAAACATCATGATGATTGTTTTGGGTTTTCGCCGGGATTTGGGTCAATATGTAATTCGTCGATATATCTTTCTTTCTATCAGCCTTGCGGCATGGCAAATCTGCGAGCTATTGATCTTCCTGTTGCCCGATGCGTTTTTTATTTTGTATTTTTACCATTTAAAAGCCGGTTTAACTGCTTTTACAGCATACAACACCTTTTTCTTGGTGCTTGGTTTCTATCGCTTGATGCAGCGGGTGCCTTCATGGCTTTCTACGGTATTGGCTATCCCGCCCGGTATCGCTGTTTTCCTGGCTTTATTAAGCCCGCTGGGGCCTTTTTTCGACACTGCGGTCACCATTCGTCAAATGGAGCCCTTGCGTATACTGGAACACGCCCCCAATGTATGGCTCTATTTCTATATGATTTATTGCTACGCCTTGGTTTTTGCATGCGCTGTGCTGATTTTCTTGCGTCACAGGCAGCTCCCCGCCGCCTATCGGGGCAGCTCTAATATTTTGCTTATGGGCAGCGGGGTCTTCTTCATCTGCCTGTTCCTGCGATATATTCCCATCCTGACTATTCCCTTTAACTTAATCATACTGGGTTTTTCTGTTTCTACTATTTTCATCTACGTGGCCACCATGGGTCCCCGGTCTGACTATATGAAGATCACCCGCAGTGAAATATTCAACTGTCTGGAAGAGCTTATTTTTATTTTAAATGTTGACAAGCGTGTGCTGGATGCCAATTTAATGGCACGGAAATGGGCAGAGGCATGGGGAATTCCATTGGAGGCAACCCTGTTTGAAGATATACTTTCACAACTGGAAAATGCCGGCCACCTGAGCAGACGGCCAGCTGAGGATGGTGTGGATTTGATCTTTTCCGAAGGGTCTCGTCCGACTGTTTATTGCATGAATGAACAGTCCATTACCAGCGAAACAGGTGCTTTGCTCGGCTCTTATATTACCCTGACGGATGTCACCCGCAATCGGCTGGTCATTGACTGGCTCAGGGAAATTGCGGGGACAGATACTCTCACAGGGCTTCCCAACCGCCGCAGTTACCAGCATATGCGGGATGAACTGGATATCCCGGAGAACCTTCCCCTCGGGGTGGTGGTAGGGGATGCCAACGGCCTGAAAGAGGTCAACGACACCCTTGGCCATCAGGAAGGCGATGCCTTTCTCAAAGCCATTGCACAGGTGCTTCAGGATATTTGCCCGCCTGAAGGCCGGATTGCCCGCGTAGGGGGAGATGAATTTGTGCTGCTGCTCCCCCGCCATAACAGACAGCAGCTTCGAATCTTGATTGACAGTATCGCTCAAGAACTGAATGAATTGGAAGTGGGCAACTTTGTTCCTTCCATCGCCTTTGGCTTTGTAGTGAAAACCGCACCGGAGCAATCCTTGGAAACATTGGTTCGTCTGGCTGATCGAAATATGTATCGCACCAAAGGAATCGACGAGGCCAAAATGCCGCCTTCGGTTGCCGAAATTTAA
- the tnpA gene encoding IS200/IS605 family transposase, with translation MKDINSLEHTKWRCQYHVVFAPKYRRQVIYREIKADIGFILRKLCDQKGVEIIEANACPDHIHMLISIPPKFSVSQIMGYLKGKSSLMIFDRHANLKYKYGNRHFWARGYYVDTVGRNKKQIQEYIKKQLEEDELSDQMSLKEYTDPFTGSKNTKA, from the coding sequence ATGAAAGACATAAACAGTTTAGAACATACCAAGTGGAGATGTCAATACCACGTAGTATTTGCACCAAAATACAGGAGACAAGTAATATATCGGGAAATTAAAGCAGACATAGGGTTTATCCTAAGGAAATTGTGTGATCAAAAAGGGGTAGAAATTATAGAAGCGAACGCATGCCCAGATCACATCCATATGCTAATCAGTATACCACCAAAGTTTAGTGTATCGCAGATAATGGGGTATCTAAAAGGGAAGAGCAGCTTAATGATATTCGACCGTCATGCAAATTTGAAGTACAAATATGGAAATAGGCATTTCTGGGCAAGAGGGTATTATGTGGATACAGTAGGGCGGAATAAAAAGCAGATACAGGAGTATATCAAAAAGCAATTGGAGGAAGATGAGCTATCCGATCAGATGAGTCTCAAGGAGTACACTGACCCGTTTACGGGTAGCAAGAACACCAAGGCATAA
- a CDS encoding Gfo/Idh/MocA family oxidoreductase, whose product MQQNNGKEGYIIIRYATIGSSWIVAEFIKGARLTPELEWSAMYSRKEETAKAFMHTLNEEVTIYTSLLELAKAPSVEGVYVASPNALHYEQCKMLLEHGKHIICEKSVTAKGEQTKELVRLAREKGLVFMEAIMMLHCPQRKILLEAMKKIGNITTAHVDVSKFSSKYPQLMAGELPNIFNPRLAAGGLMDMGVYGVYPVLDWFGVPQKLHFSAGFLSSGADGYGSAQFIYPDRLVTMSYSKVGQSCQGSQIMGDKGTIVIDRVTQLTGMRVIWQDGSREELFGGAEKSALMGNEARSFYHYVTNPEQYREEYQYATHLMMQVSETMEAMRSLAEFPF is encoded by the coding sequence ATGCAGCAAAACAACGGAAAGGAGGGCTATATCATAATCCGATACGCCACAATTGGAAGCAGCTGGATTGTAGCTGAATTTATCAAAGGTGCCCGCTTAACCCCTGAATTGGAATGGTCCGCCATGTATTCCCGCAAGGAGGAAACGGCCAAGGCATTTATGCATACTCTTAATGAAGAAGTCACGATCTATACAAGTCTTTTGGAGCTGGCTAAGGCCCCTTCAGTGGAAGGAGTCTATGTGGCCAGCCCAAATGCTTTGCATTATGAGCAGTGTAAGATGCTCTTAGAGCATGGTAAGCATATTATCTGTGAAAAATCCGTAACTGCCAAAGGGGAGCAGACAAAAGAGTTGGTTCGCCTTGCCCGGGAAAAAGGCTTGGTGTTTATGGAAGCTATTATGATGCTGCACTGCCCGCAGCGCAAAATTCTTCTGGAGGCTATGAAAAAAATTGGGAATATCACCACAGCCCATGTGGATGTCTCTAAATTTTCTTCCAAATATCCGCAGCTCATGGCGGGAGAGCTGCCGAATATTTTTAATCCCCGGCTTGCGGCAGGCGGGCTTATGGATATGGGTGTTTATGGGGTATACCCCGTTCTGGATTGGTTTGGGGTTCCTCAAAAGCTGCATTTTTCCGCAGGGTTCCTTTCTTCAGGCGCAGATGGCTATGGGAGTGCCCAGTTTATTTACCCGGATCGGCTGGTGACTATGAGCTATTCCAAGGTAGGGCAGTCCTGTCAGGGCAGCCAAATCATGGGTGATAAGGGCACGATTGTGATTGACCGGGTCACGCAGTTAACCGGGATGCGGGTGATTTGGCAGGATGGTTCCCGTGAGGAGCTTTTTGGCGGGGCGGAGAAATCCGCTTTGATGGGCAACGAAGCGAGAAGCTTCTATCATTATGTAACCAATCCGGAGCAGTACCGGGAAGAGTATCAGTATGCCACCCATCTAATGATGCAGGTGAGCGAAACCATGGAAGCTATGCGAAGCTTAGCAGAATTTCCTTTTTAA
- a CDS encoding aldose epimerase family protein, with translation MSVTVKPFGTMPDGREVSNYILDNGWMQVELIDFGATIKNIWVPDKNGKKADVVLGKDCLEDFLANRAATAATIGRHANRVEGAVYEFEGKLHHMEANAAGNNLHSGKYNYGIQLFDARTVGDNAVAFTYLDKGGDDFFPGDVLATVTYTLTDDNQLILHYLGLATHRTPINMTNHAYFNLAGHESGPIYDQILQMDCDFFTHANDTCSATGEISRVEGTPFDFREPTPIGKNIRSEHHMIKGNNGYDVNFVLNGRDYRKVGYARDEASGRTMEIYTDLPGCQLYTTNAIDPTIRFKDDVKYVPHQGFCLETQYFTNFMKYAHLSPQAFFDKNHPYETQTSYKFIVE, from the coding sequence GTGAGCGTTACTGTGAAGCCTTTTGGAACCATGCCCGATGGGCGAGAGGTAAGCAACTACATTCTGGATAATGGCTGGATGCAGGTTGAGTTGATCGATTTTGGTGCTACCATCAAGAATATTTGGGTGCCGGATAAAAACGGCAAGAAGGCCGATGTGGTGCTGGGCAAGGATTGCCTCGAGGATTTTCTCGCAAACCGTGCCGCCACCGCCGCAACCATAGGCCGTCACGCCAACCGGGTAGAGGGCGCAGTCTATGAGTTTGAGGGCAAACTTCACCACATGGAGGCCAACGCAGCCGGCAACAACCTGCACAGCGGAAAATACAACTATGGCATCCAGCTGTTCGATGCCCGCACAGTGGGTGACAATGCCGTGGCTTTCACCTATTTGGATAAAGGCGGCGATGATTTCTTCCCCGGTGATGTGCTGGCCACTGTTACATATACCCTGACCGATGACAACCAGCTGATTCTTCACTACTTAGGCCTTGCTACCCACCGCACTCCCATCAACATGACCAATCATGCTTATTTCAATCTGGCAGGCCACGAAAGCGGCCCCATCTATGACCAGATTTTGCAGATGGATTGCGATTTCTTCACCCATGCCAACGATACCTGCTCTGCCACCGGTGAAATCAGCCGTGTGGAGGGGACTCCCTTTGATTTCAGAGAGCCCACCCCCATTGGCAAGAACATTCGCTCCGAGCATCACATGATCAAGGGCAACAATGGCTATGATGTAAACTTTGTGCTCAACGGGCGTGATTACCGCAAGGTTGGTTATGCACGTGATGAGGCCAGCGGCCGCACCATGGAGATATATACCGATCTGCCGGGCTGCCAGTTGTATACCACCAATGCCATTGATCCTACCATCCGTTTTAAGGATGATGTGAAGTATGTCCCTCATCAGGGCTTCTGCCTGGAAACTCAATACTTCACCAATTTCATGAAGTATGCTCACCTTTCCCCCCAGGCCTTCTTTGATAAGAACCACCCCTATGAAACCCAGACCTCTTACAAGTTTATTGTGGAATAA
- a CDS encoding OadG family transporter subunit — MVDQIQMGNPVVVFGVIIAFGMLVTVLLLVRLMNMIKDSTGTQVQQPALAVAASGSAAPSVSAQGEDFSEETVAAITAAVACLWGQESSQNPFVITRISSVGRAARSEWSAAGMRQNTRSF; from the coding sequence ATGGTGGATCAAATTCAGATGGGCAACCCGGTGGTTGTATTTGGTGTAATTATCGCTTTTGGCATGTTGGTAACCGTTCTTCTGCTGGTGCGGCTTATGAATATGATAAAGGATAGCACTGGCACACAGGTTCAGCAGCCCGCTTTAGCTGTTGCAGCTTCTGGTTCAGCCGCACCTTCTGTGAGCGCACAGGGAGAAGATTTTTCTGAAGAAACTGTGGCGGCTATTACAGCGGCTGTCGCTTGCCTCTGGGGGCAGGAATCTTCCCAGAACCCGTTTGTGATTACCCGGATTTCTTCTGTGGGCCGGGCCGCTCGCTCTGAATGGAGTGCGGCTGGTATGCGCCAGAATACACGCTCCTTCTAA
- a CDS encoding YIP1 family protein, with amino-acid sequence MDFLNIFIAPAKVGQNVLKKKTFPWILLVAIIFLSLITFALSMQQTREMVIQQLKRQYEMMGQQLTASALESMIGITMISALVGVVLSPIVLWFLFSLVLFLLGGFRDSEGSFKQTLTLVGYCNLISALGGIITAGLMMAGIQNVDFSPALFISAEAAPGLLVTSLLQSFNLFRIWKYVALGIAYGSFMEKKSSAVTLTVVLFVLSTAAMTVPVLFMPK; translated from the coding sequence ATGGATTTTCTGAATATTTTTATTGCCCCGGCCAAGGTGGGGCAGAACGTTCTTAAAAAGAAGACTTTCCCATGGATTCTGCTGGTGGCCATTATTTTTCTTTCACTGATTACCTTCGCGCTTTCCATGCAGCAAACCCGGGAGATGGTGATTCAGCAGCTCAAGCGGCAATATGAAATGATGGGCCAGCAGCTGACTGCCTCTGCGCTGGAATCCATGATTGGCATTACCATGATATCGGCTTTGGTGGGAGTGGTGCTTTCTCCCATTGTTCTGTGGTTTCTTTTCTCGCTGGTTTTGTTTTTGCTAGGCGGCTTCCGGGATAGTGAGGGCAGCTTTAAGCAGACTCTCACCCTTGTTGGCTACTGCAATCTTATTTCCGCCTTGGGTGGGATTATTACCGCCGGTCTGATGATGGCGGGAATTCAAAACGTAGATTTTTCACCAGCCCTTTTCATTTCGGCAGAAGCCGCTCCGGGTCTGCTTGTAACTTCCCTGCTCCAGAGTTTTAACCTGTTTCGGATTTGGAAGTATGTGGCACTGGGTATAGCCTATGGCAGCTTTATGGAGAAAAAATCTTCTGCGGTTACATTGACGGTTGTTTTGTTCGTGCTTTCCACGGCAGCCATGACCGTGCCAGTTTTGTTTATGCCGAAATAA
- a CDS encoding PLP-dependent aspartate aminotransferase family protein, with protein METNWSNAHFDTMLIHAGQAPDPVSGALTTPIYQTSTFCFDSVQDGSDKFCAAKPGYVYTRAGNPTTRALETKLAAIEGGEDCVVTSSGIGAIGAILVAFLKTGDHIVCDDTLYGGTSFVMHTNLSQLGIEVTFVDACDLSALEAAITPKTKLIYMETPTNPTMKIIDLEAVAAIGKKHSIRTVVDNTFAPPPIQFPLSHGIDLVVHSVTKYLNGHGDVIGGAIIGKAADISLISSSAVQKLCGCTPSPFNSYLVLRGMKTLSLRLKKHCENAMEIARYLEANPAVETVYYPGLESHPGHELAKKQMNGVFTGIMAFELKDNINGRSAYEAGQELVNNLKLILIAVSLGDPDTIIQHPASMTHSCVPKEEREALGITDGLIRLSVGIENAADLIADFEQSFARL; from the coding sequence ATGGAAACCAATTGGAGCAATGCACATTTTGATACTATGCTGATTCATGCCGGTCAAGCCCCTGACCCTGTATCCGGCGCTTTGACCACCCCTATTTATCAAACCTCCACCTTCTGCTTTGACAGCGTTCAGGATGGTTCGGATAAATTTTGCGCCGCTAAGCCCGGTTATGTTTATACCCGTGCGGGCAACCCCACCACCCGGGCACTGGAAACCAAGCTGGCCGCCATTGAAGGCGGTGAGGATTGTGTTGTAACTTCCTCCGGGATTGGTGCCATCGGTGCGATTCTGGTGGCTTTTCTCAAGACCGGTGACCATATTGTGTGCGATGATACCCTCTATGGCGGAACCTCCTTTGTCATGCACACCAACCTTTCCCAGCTGGGAATAGAGGTTACCTTTGTGGATGCCTGCGATCTTTCGGCTTTGGAGGCTGCCATCACACCCAAAACCAAGCTGATCTATATGGAGACCCCCACCAACCCAACCATGAAAATCATTGATCTGGAGGCTGTGGCGGCTATTGGCAAAAAGCACAGCATTCGCACTGTTGTGGATAACACCTTTGCTCCGCCGCCCATTCAGTTTCCTCTTTCCCATGGGATTGATCTGGTGGTGCACAGTGTCACAAAATACCTCAATGGCCACGGTGATGTCATCGGCGGTGCCATTATCGGCAAAGCGGCGGATATCAGCCTGATTTCCAGCTCCGCTGTTCAGAAGCTTTGCGGCTGCACCCCCAGCCCCTTCAATTCCTATCTGGTGCTGCGGGGTATGAAAACCCTGAGCCTGCGCCTGAAAAAGCACTGTGAAAATGCCATGGAGATTGCCCGCTATTTGGAAGCCAATCCGGCCGTGGAAACGGTATATTACCCGGGTCTGGAAAGCCATCCCGGCCACGAACTGGCAAAGAAACAGATGAACGGCGTTTTCACCGGTATTATGGCCTTTGAGCTGAAGGATAACATCAATGGCAGAAGCGCTTACGAAGCTGGTCAGGAACTGGTGAACAACCTGAAGCTGATTCTGATTGCCGTAAGCCTTGGTGATCCCGATACCATTATCCAGCACCCTGCCAGCATGACCCACTCCTGTGTTCCCAAGGAGGAGCGGGAGGCTCTTGGCATTACCGATGGCCTCATTCGCCTCTCTGTGGGCATTGAGAATGCCGCCGATCTCATTGCCGATTTTGAGCAGAGCTTCGCTCGCCTTTAA
- a CDS encoding diguanylate cyclase encodes MINTVIFNFYLPLCIFTALTILMAFLQNRKHRMFFHFIHLGISCFLWQVVSLLYTFSHNPTTIRWLLDIRLHFMALTVFSMLIFILHFYQLRRFLGRALVILIMVIPLTTGILAVSTELHRFLPQCIQVTSVARTNRIEQVQGVWFWVLMSYCYLLLASTLAVVIYQNIHLPKKVRFSSCLSVLTIAPTLILGVFYSFSSQKILPDIFLIGISLTVIILYFSMFKNSQMDFFILARNNIFDNLGTGILILDDNRQIVDLNQASHKMLDLFGIPKSVKNFDKIPLLMKKHGTRIHHSVSVDQKKSPDLGIDLYAHRSSTTAVFNIRERPIMGKDGQSFGTLVTCVDVTRNRLLIDRLEENAEIDVLTGLCNRRGFDLALQHALKDRALPLALILGDVNGLKSINDNFGHHQGDVLLQVAADVLKSCCPPTGRTYRLGGDEYAMLLPGRTAQQAHQVIENVRAKLALIEGYPFAVGMSLGSAMKNEFLRTPDALFHQADREMYADKIRSAKKRLQERTEVALCETVFGEV; translated from the coding sequence GTGATCAACACTGTTATCTTTAACTTTTACCTCCCCTTATGCATCTTTACTGCGCTCACTATTTTAATGGCATTTTTGCAAAACCGGAAGCACCGGATGTTTTTTCATTTTATACATTTGGGTATTTCCTGCTTTTTATGGCAAGTAGTCTCTCTGCTCTACACTTTTTCCCACAATCCCACTACAATCAGATGGCTGTTGGATATTAGGCTTCACTTTATGGCACTGACTGTATTTTCGATGCTGATCTTTATTCTGCATTTTTACCAGCTGCGCCGATTTTTGGGGCGAGCCTTGGTGATATTGATCATGGTGATTCCTCTGACAACCGGTATACTGGCTGTCAGCACAGAGCTCCACCGTTTTCTGCCTCAATGCATTCAAGTTACCTCTGTCGCACGTACAAATAGAATCGAACAGGTTCAAGGTGTATGGTTCTGGGTGCTTATGTCCTATTGCTATCTTCTTCTTGCGTCCACTTTGGCCGTGGTGATTTACCAGAATATTCACCTCCCCAAGAAAGTCCGGTTTTCCTCTTGTTTATCTGTCCTCACCATTGCCCCCACTCTAATACTCGGTGTTTTTTACTCCTTCAGTTCACAAAAGATATTGCCGGATATTTTTCTAATTGGCATTAGCCTGACGGTGATTATTCTATATTTCTCCATGTTCAAAAACAGCCAGATGGATTTTTTTATTTTGGCCCGCAACAATATTTTTGATAACCTAGGCACCGGCATTTTGATTTTGGATGACAACCGCCAGATTGTTGACCTGAACCAAGCCTCTCACAAAATGCTGGATCTGTTCGGTATTCCAAAATCGGTTAAAAACTTTGATAAAATCCCTCTTTTGATGAAAAAACATGGCACCCGTATTCATCACTCTGTGAGTGTAGATCAAAAGAAAAGCCCTGATCTTGGGATTGACTTATACGCCCACCGGAGTAGCACCACCGCTGTTTTCAATATACGGGAGCGCCCCATCATGGGTAAGGATGGTCAGAGCTTTGGCACCCTTGTAACCTGCGTGGATGTTACCCGCAACCGGCTCCTGATTGACCGTCTGGAAGAAAACGCCGAGATCGATGTGCTGACCGGCCTTTGCAACCGACGTGGCTTTGATCTGGCTCTTCAGCACGCCCTGAAAGACCGTGCTCTTCCCTTGGCCCTGATTTTGGGCGATGTAAACGGCCTGAAATCCATTAACGACAACTTCGGGCACCACCAGGGGGATGTATTGCTTCAGGTGGCGGCTGATGTTCTCAAATCCTGCTGCCCGCCTACAGGGCGCACCTACCGGCTGGGTGGAGATGAATATGCCATGCTCCTGCCCGGGCGTACCGCCCAGCAGGCACATCAGGTGATCGAAAATGTGCGAGCCAAGCTTGCATTAATCGAAGGCTATCCTTTTGCAGTGGGTATGTCTCTGGGCAGTGCCATGAAAAATGAGTTTCTGCGCACACCGGACGCTTTGTTTCATCAGGCTGACCGGGAAATGTATGCCGATAAAATCCGCAGTGCTAAAAAGCGCCTTCAGGAACGAACCGAGGTTGCCCTATGCGAGACGGTTTTCGGCGAGGTATAG
- a CDS encoding amidohydrolase family protein: protein MILDFHTHTFPDSLAPRAVAKLEAASNLTAFTDGTLNGLLNSMKASGIDHSVILPVVTNPLHTENINNLAAQSNSLPGITSFGGMHPRLEGWEAELKRIAGLGLPGIKLHPDYQTCFADDPAMLPLVDTALELGLHVLLHTGFDNGRPEITHGTPHRLAALLDTLEAKKPLAHRTASVILAHGGGYRYWDDAEALLVGRPVYLDTSFCLGHMPQEQFLRLLRRHGIQRILFGTDSPWDGQAEQIKAITSLGLNDEELACILWRNGAGLLGLNEQ, encoded by the coding sequence ATGATACTGGATTTTCACACCCATACATTTCCCGACAGTCTGGCGCCTCGAGCTGTCGCCAAGCTGGAAGCTGCTTCTAACCTCACCGCTTTTACCGATGGCACCCTAAACGGCCTGCTGAATTCCATGAAAGCCTCGGGGATCGATCACAGCGTGATTCTGCCGGTGGTCACCAACCCATTACACACGGAGAACATCAACAATCTGGCGGCGCAAAGCAATTCGCTGCCCGGTATTACCTCCTTTGGCGGCATGCACCCCCGGCTGGAGGGATGGGAGGCAGAACTGAAACGGATTGCAGGCCTTGGCCTTCCCGGTATTAAGCTTCACCCGGATTATCAGACTTGTTTTGCCGATGATCCCGCCATGCTTCCTCTTGTGGATACCGCTTTGGAATTGGGACTTCATGTTCTTTTGCACACCGGCTTTGATAATGGGCGGCCTGAAATCACCCATGGAACACCTCACCGTCTGGCCGCTCTGCTGGATACGTTGGAGGCCAAAAAGCCTTTAGCCCACCGTACCGCTTCGGTGATTTTGGCCCACGGAGGCGGTTATCGTTACTGGGACGATGCAGAGGCCCTGCTGGTGGGCCGGCCAGTTTATTTGGACACCAGCTTTTGCTTGGGCCATATGCCGCAGGAACAGTTTCTGCGCCTACTCCGCCGCCATGGCATCCAGCGCATTCTTTTTGGTACCGATTCCCCTTGGGATGGTCAAGCAGAACAAATCAAGGCCATAACCAGCCTTGGCTTGAATGATGAGGAACTGGCGTGTATTCTCTGGAGAAACGGTGCCGGACTTTTGGGACTAAACGAACAATAA